A genome region from Coturnix japonica isolate 7356 chromosome 13, Coturnix japonica 2.1, whole genome shotgun sequence includes the following:
- the PWWP2A gene encoding PWWP domain-containing protein 2A isoform X2 has protein sequence MAAMAAEAAATAAVPGDGGAGEAEPEMEPIPGSEAGADPPPAVTEAVESAVPDGEEADGGKGAPGEAEEPPPVQLARSPAGTREPEGERTETPPPSSPEVGSPQAELRGAIGPEPEERPQPCPPPAAHPQLPDERPQPGTAAAGGSAKREPGEEPSRPEEEEPDAAAAEPERPLPAAATGGEAEALLLPGSEVRVTLDHIIEDALVVSFRLGEKLFSGVLMDLSKRFGPHGIPVTIFPKREYKDKPEAMQLQSKPFQDEAQVKCESNAAVPDDSSLTQPSEPSLAKSLWTSKPPPLFHEGAPYPPPLFIRDTYNQSIPQPPPRKIKRPKRKMYREEPTSIMNAIKLRPRQVLCDKCKNSVVAEKKEIKKGGNASDSSKYEDNKKRRNESVTTVNKKLKTDHKVDGKSQNESQKRNAVVKVSNIAHGRSRVVKVTAQANTSKAQLNTKKVLQSKNMDHAKAREVLKMAKEKAQKKQSATSSSKNAHSKVHFTRRLQNTSSGSLPPRLRLKPQRYRNEENDSSLKTGLEKIRSGKMATKPQSRCSSTRSAAQRH, from the exons atggCGGCCATGGCTGCGGAGGCGGCAGCGACTGCAGCGGTGCCGGGCGATGGGGGGGCGGGCGAAGCCGAACCCGAGATGGAGCCCATCCCGGGCAGCGAGGCCGGGGCGGATCCTCCTCCTGCCGTCACCGAGGCCGTGGAATCGGCGGTGCCCGACGGGGAGGAGGCCGACGGAGGGAAGGGTGCTCCCGGCGAGGCCGAGGAGCCGCCGCCCGTGCAGCTCGCCCGGAGCCCGGCCGGGACGAGGGAACCGGAAGGCGAAAGGACGGAGACGCCGCCGCCCTCCAGCCCGGAGGTGGGTTCGCCGCAGGCCGAGCTCCGGGGAGCGATCGGCCCCGAGCCCGAGGAGCGGCCGCAGCCctgcccgccgcccgccgcgcATCCCCAGCTTCCCGACGAGCGGCCGCAGCCCGGCACCGCGGCTGCCGGGGGCTCCGCCAAGCGAGAGCCCGGGGAGGAGCCGTCCCGgccggaggaggaggagccgGATGCTGCCGCCGCGGAGCCCGAGCGCCCGCTGCCCGCCGCCGCCACCGGGGGAGAAGCGGAggcgctgctgctgcccggCTCCGAGGTGCGGGTCACCCTGGATCACATCATCGAGGACGCCCTGGTGGTCTCGTTCCGGCTGGGAGAGAAGCTGTTCTCCGGGGTCCTCATGGACCTCTCGAAAAG GTTTGGACCCCATGGAATCCCTGTGACCATATTTCCTAAAAGGGAATATAAGGATAAACCTGAAGCCATGCAGCTCCAAAGTAAACCATTCCAAGATGAGGCACAGGTGAAGTGTGAATCTAATGCTGCAGTCCCTGATGACTCTTCTCTCACGCAGCCATCAGAACCAAGCTTAGCTAAAAGCCTATGGACTTCTAAACCACCTCCTCTCTTCCATGAGGGAGCGCCATATCCTCCTCCTTTGTTTATCAGGGACACATATAACCAGTCAATACCTCAGCCTCCGCCCCGGAAAATTAAGCGGCCCAAGCGTAAAATGTACAGGGAGGAGCCCACTTCTATTATGAATGCTATCAAACTACGACCCCGCCAGGTCTTATGTGACAAGTGCAAAAACAGTGttgttgcagaaaaaaaggaaataaaaaaaggtgGCAATGCAAGTGACTCTTCAAAATATGAGGATAATAAAAAACGAAGAAACGAGAGCGTGACTACTGTGAATAAAAAACTTAAGACTGACCATAAGGTGGATGGAAAAAGCCAAAACGAAAGCCAGAAAAGGAATGCTGTGGTCAAGGTTTCAAATATTGCCCATGGCAGAAGCAGAGTAGTTAAAGTTACTGCACAAGCAAATACTTCAAAAGCGCagttaaatacaaaaaaagttCTCCAGAGCAAAAACATGGATCATGCAAAAGCTCGGGAAGTCTTGAAAATGGCCAAAGAAAAGGCACAAAAGAAGCAGAGTGCAACCTCCTCTTCCAAAAATGCACATTCAAAGGTCCATTTCACACGGCGTCTTCAGAACACCAGCTCAGGTTCCCTCCCGCCCCGATTGCGTTTAAAGCCACAAAGATATCGGAATGAAGAAAATGACTCTTCTCTCAAGACAGGACTTGAGAAAATACGGAGTGGCAAGATGGCAACTAAGCCGCAGTCTCGCTGCTCCTCCACCCGCTCAGCAG
- the PWWP2A gene encoding PWWP domain-containing protein 2A isoform X1, translating into MAAMAAEAAATAAVPGDGGAGEAEPEMEPIPGSEAGADPPPAVTEAVESAVPDGEEADGGKGAPGEAEEPPPVQLARSPAGTREPEGERTETPPPSSPEVGSPQAELRGAIGPEPEERPQPCPPPAAHPQLPDERPQPGTAAAGGSAKREPGEEPSRPEEEEPDAAAAEPERPLPAAATGGEAEALLLPGSEVRVTLDHIIEDALVVSFRLGEKLFSGVLMDLSKRFGPHGIPVTIFPKREYKDKPEAMQLQSKPFQDEAQVKCESNAAVPDDSSLTQPSEPSLAKSLWTSKPPPLFHEGAPYPPPLFIRDTYNQSIPQPPPRKIKRPKRKMYREEPTSIMNAIKLRPRQVLCDKCKNSVVAEKKEIKKGGNASDSSKYEDNKKRRNESVTTVNKKLKTDHKVDGKSQNESQKRNAVVKVSNIAHGRSRVVKVTAQANTSKAQLNTKKVLQSKNMDHAKAREVLKMAKEKAQKKQSATSSSKNAHSKVHFTRRLQNTSSGSLPPRLRLKPQRYRNEENDSSLKTGLEKIRSGKMATKPQSRCSSTRSAGEAPSENQSPSKGPEEASSEVQDTSEVHVTVDQDEHQTLGKRGSKSNITVYMTLNQKKSDSSSASVCSSDSTDDLKSTNSECSSTESFDFPPGSMHAPSSSSSSSKEEKKLSNSLKMKVFSKKVSKCVTPDGRTICVGDIVWAKIYGFPWWPARILTITVSRKDNGLLVRQEACISWFGSPTTSILALSQLSPFLENFQSRFNKKRKGLYRKAVTEAAKAAKQLTPEVRALLTQFET; encoded by the exons atggCGGCCATGGCTGCGGAGGCGGCAGCGACTGCAGCGGTGCCGGGCGATGGGGGGGCGGGCGAAGCCGAACCCGAGATGGAGCCCATCCCGGGCAGCGAGGCCGGGGCGGATCCTCCTCCTGCCGTCACCGAGGCCGTGGAATCGGCGGTGCCCGACGGGGAGGAGGCCGACGGAGGGAAGGGTGCTCCCGGCGAGGCCGAGGAGCCGCCGCCCGTGCAGCTCGCCCGGAGCCCGGCCGGGACGAGGGAACCGGAAGGCGAAAGGACGGAGACGCCGCCGCCCTCCAGCCCGGAGGTGGGTTCGCCGCAGGCCGAGCTCCGGGGAGCGATCGGCCCCGAGCCCGAGGAGCGGCCGCAGCCctgcccgccgcccgccgcgcATCCCCAGCTTCCCGACGAGCGGCCGCAGCCCGGCACCGCGGCTGCCGGGGGCTCCGCCAAGCGAGAGCCCGGGGAGGAGCCGTCCCGgccggaggaggaggagccgGATGCTGCCGCCGCGGAGCCCGAGCGCCCGCTGCCCGCCGCCGCCACCGGGGGAGAAGCGGAggcgctgctgctgcccggCTCCGAGGTGCGGGTCACCCTGGATCACATCATCGAGGACGCCCTGGTGGTCTCGTTCCGGCTGGGAGAGAAGCTGTTCTCCGGGGTCCTCATGGACCTCTCGAAAAG GTTTGGACCCCATGGAATCCCTGTGACCATATTTCCTAAAAGGGAATATAAGGATAAACCTGAAGCCATGCAGCTCCAAAGTAAACCATTCCAAGATGAGGCACAGGTGAAGTGTGAATCTAATGCTGCAGTCCCTGATGACTCTTCTCTCACGCAGCCATCAGAACCAAGCTTAGCTAAAAGCCTATGGACTTCTAAACCACCTCCTCTCTTCCATGAGGGAGCGCCATATCCTCCTCCTTTGTTTATCAGGGACACATATAACCAGTCAATACCTCAGCCTCCGCCCCGGAAAATTAAGCGGCCCAAGCGTAAAATGTACAGGGAGGAGCCCACTTCTATTATGAATGCTATCAAACTACGACCCCGCCAGGTCTTATGTGACAAGTGCAAAAACAGTGttgttgcagaaaaaaaggaaataaaaaaaggtgGCAATGCAAGTGACTCTTCAAAATATGAGGATAATAAAAAACGAAGAAACGAGAGCGTGACTACTGTGAATAAAAAACTTAAGACTGACCATAAGGTGGATGGAAAAAGCCAAAACGAAAGCCAGAAAAGGAATGCTGTGGTCAAGGTTTCAAATATTGCCCATGGCAGAAGCAGAGTAGTTAAAGTTACTGCACAAGCAAATACTTCAAAAGCGCagttaaatacaaaaaaagttCTCCAGAGCAAAAACATGGATCATGCAAAAGCTCGGGAAGTCTTGAAAATGGCCAAAGAAAAGGCACAAAAGAAGCAGAGTGCAACCTCCTCTTCCAAAAATGCACATTCAAAGGTCCATTTCACACGGCGTCTTCAGAACACCAGCTCAGGTTCCCTCCCGCCCCGATTGCGTTTAAAGCCACAAAGATATCGGAATGAAGAAAATGACTCTTCTCTCAAGACAGGACTTGAGAAAATACGGAGTGGCAAGATGGCAACTAAGCCGCAGTCTCGCTGCTCCTCCACCCGCTCAGCAGGTGAGGCCCCTTCAGAAAATCAGAGCCCCTCAAAAGGCCCTGAAGAGGCCAGCAGTGAGGTTCAGGACACAAGTGAAGTGCATGTAACTGTTGATCAGGATGAACACCAGACATTGGGCAAGAGAGGCAGCAAAAGCAATATAACGGTTTACATGACCCTTAATCAAAAGAAATCTGACTCTTCCAGTGCATCAGTTTGTAGTAGTGATAGCACAGATGATTTGAAATCTACCAACTCTGAGTGTAGCTCTACTGAAAGCTTTGATTTTCCTCCAGGCAGCATGCAtgcaccttcctcctcctcctcctcttcgaaggaagagaaaaagctcaGTAATTCCTTGAaaatgaaagtcttttccaaaaAAGTCTCTAAATGTGTTACACCAGATGGCAGGACCATATGTGTAGGGGACATTGTTTGGGCCAAAATTTATGGCTTCCCTTGGTGGCCAGCCCGTATCCTGACCATAACTGTGAGCCGAAAAGATAACGGTCTTTTAGTTCGCCAGGAGGCTTGTATATCATGGTTTGGGTCCCCAACAACGTCTATTCTCGCTCTTTCACAACTATCCCCCTTTTTAGAGAACTTCCAGTCGCGCTTTAATAAGAAGAGAAAGGGTCTTTACCGCAAGGCCGTCACAGAGGCAGCTAAGGCTGCAAAACAGCTGACTCCCGAAGTTCGGGCCTTGCTGACACAGTTTGAAACGTGA